The DNA segment TCAATTCTTACACACAAAGGAGCGGGGAACAGGAGCTGGAATCAGTTGGTGGCAGAGCTAAATGAGAGGTTCACCATGTCACCCTTTTGTGATCAAGGCTATACAGGGGAGAGGGAAAAAGTGCTTCACAGCAAACATTGGATTGTGCCGAACTAGGTCCTGGGAAAACGAATCCATGTTAGCAAAATCAACATGAAAATGTTCTCTTGTAACAAACAGGCTATGCATGAGGTGTCGACATCACAGTATCTTCAAGATTTAAATGATAAACTAGTATGTGTAATTCTCCCCCGTGTATAATCCAAAGTACATCTGTAATAGATCTTTCAAGAGATTGTTTGGATCAAGTACCAAGAAAGTAAAAGCAGAACATTTAATTGCATGTACAACAATATTAGCACCACAGCTAAAAGGTATTGATAGATTGAACTTTCTAGCTGTTGTTTCAGGCTCTATGTAGTAGGCAATAGACAAGTAATCTGTGACCAAACACAACAAGCATGTTATcacgtactacctccgttttttaatagattacgctgttgactttttcgtacatgtttgaccattcgtcttattcaaaaaatttacgtaattataatttattttgttatgagttgttttatcactcatagtactttaagtgtgatttatatcttatacatttgcacaaaatttttgaataagacgaatggtcaaacatgtaagaaaaagtcaacggcgtcatctattaaaaaacggagagagtattaccAATTCACTGCCAGATCAAGAACATTATTTCACAGCTTTGGTTTAATATGTCAACTGCAAATAATTGAAACAAATAAGTACCAAGAGTCAAGAAGTATACCCCAAAGACAATGGGCAGCTACACTAGTTTGTTGATGATTTAGAAGCTTTCTGGATCTCCAAAGTTATCGCCTCAGCAAGATCAgatgcctcatactcagctccAAAGCATCGTGCTGTCTCCAAGCATGGATCTAGCAAGTACCTGTATATTTATACAGTCAAGTGCCTGAGACATTACAACAAGGCAAGCTATATAGAATAATACCGTGCGTGCTTACATGTTATGAGAGCTTTCTACAAGATAGTCCTGACCAATGTCATCAACCTTTTTGAAGAAAACACGGTATTCCTGTGCAATCTGTCTTACTGCATTGATGGATCCCGTTAGTCCTATTATTCTTGGGTCAAACTCTGCAGTTCAAAGAAACAAACTAATCATTCCCAAATACAGTGAATTTGAAGGTTCCAATAGCATGAAAAATAGAGAGCAACTTACCACTAAGATATGCCTTAAGCTGAGCAGGTGAATCACGTTGAGGATCAATTGTGATAAAGAGTGGTGTAATCTTGGTGCCATATTTTGACTCTATGAAACGACAAATTAAGAACTGTAAGAAAAGGAAGATCACAAATGTAATACAAACAACAGAGTTCAGATAAATCTAATTATTATAAGGAAATTATAGCATacataaaaattaatattttataggGAGAACTACTACCAATTTAAAAAGCCCAGCTAACAGAATCTACATCAGTGAAAGCTCAATGCTTTCGTGACTCTCAGTAAGCCACGTAAGCAGATAATCTCCAGCCATTTGATGCAAACAGAAGGAAATATAAACCGCCAGATTGGACAAAGACACTAGCGAATTGGTCAAATTGGCATGGATGTATGAAAGCTTCGGGAGCCTTATGACAGAAGGCTCAAGAGCCTGAGTACTGTGTAAAAAGGCGACTCTGTTATGTCCGTCCGCCGAGTGGACCTAGTGGGCCAGGGCGTTTAGGCTGAGTGGTCCAACTGGACCAAGGCACCACATGTAGGAGAGGAAGACTGCATCCAAGCTGACTAATTAAACAAATATGTTAACAGTgatgatttaaaattaactatCACACAGTAACTATTTTCTGAAACAAAAGTAACATAAAAGTCTTATTTTGTATAAAGTACAAAACCATTTTACCTTgtaactaacaaactattcatTTATCATGCAATAATGTAACTCAGAATCTTTTGTAAACTAATCAAATCAAACCAATTTTATCATACCACTAAAATCTAATTTATAGCCCAATAGACATTATgtcaatttatttgttttataaataaattctgcctaaaataataacaataattcAACCAACCTTCATAAATCATACCAAAGTCTTCAGCTTAATAGTAGATATAAAACAATTTAGTCCCTCTCCTCCATGAGAAGCACCCtcaatacaagaaaaataatcaCTCCACTCATGATTGAGCAAAGGCACGGCTTCAGTGACTCGTAACCAAGGAAGTTGAACGTTGACATAAGGAAGGACTTATTAACATAGTGCTAGAACATAATCATAAAACAGGACTTACCACTCACATTTCTAGGCAAAGAAACATACTTCATTGCATAACTACTACTGTAGTGGAAAAACAAGTCTTATCTAAAAAATGCAAACAAAACATGCACGCATGCACTGGCAGACAGAAGAAGAATATGTGTTATGCATAGAAGGCTGCTAACCACTACTATGTGAAAGATTACATAACATGATATTAAAGAGCAAACAATGACATGTCTGCAATAATGTACTTCCAAGAAAGTAGGATATGGTAAATAGTAACGTACCTAACAACTTGACAACATCAGCCATCTTCTGAACTTCTGCTGGGCCAATATCTGGGCATGATGTATAGCCAAAGTACATCAGTGTCCAATTTCCTCGAAGCTTTGATTCAGTCACCTCATTGTTTTCTGTATCATATAGCTTAAATGGCCCTCCAATTGCAGGTCTATTGGTAGTACACCTTTTGGGAACACTGGTCTGCTGTGCTTCTTTAGATGGAAACACCACAACACAAAATGCAAATAGCAACAAAGAACACAGTTCAGATACTACAGAAGAACTGACGATTTACAAGATACACAACTATATACAAAGGGTAGATAATTAAATAAACATGCTGTCATCAGTTTCATTTGTTTAGTATTAATTTTTCCCGCCATGATGGTAAACCAAATTGGGCTGCTAGTATTGTAGCAGCAAGAGTAATTTCAAGCAGTTATTATAAAGCAACCACATATACAAAACATGAGAACATACTAATCCGCAAAAAAACAAGGTGTTGGAGCATGTAGAAATTTGGATTCCTTTACATCATAAGGTTTCAAGATCAAGCACAATTATTTCTGATATCTTTATGGGCCACAAGGGATTGCAGTTCAGACATCAATGCCTATAGAACTATTACCATCATAAGATCAACTAATTCAACAACTTTCCAACAGACTTGAGCTTAAAAGAAAATGACTAGATCAAAATGTTTGACAACAAAAACAAATGAAGATGCACAACTGGGAAATTCTGTAAGTACCTTGGGTAACTGCACGCTTCTCATCATTATAGTGAACAAAAGTGACTAGTCCAGCAAAAACTAGTAGAGCAGATGGCTGCAAAATCAATATACACATTTAGAGAATAACATTGCACATGAGAATGCTGATAAAAGTTCTATAGGTCAAATGATATTGCACATAAAAAACAGAGTGAAAATTTGCCAGTAACCCAATTTGACATTAACAAATCTGTGGAAATtatcatgaaaaataaaaatatggaaacaaaaatatgagGGAATATAGATAAATAACATACAACAACATAATATATCAGCGGCTGAGGATTCGCCTCATTCTCTTCAGCAAATTGTCTCATTGGCCTATTATACTTGGAGCCTCCTTCACTGGAATAACCTCGAGAATGATTACTCCTCGCAGGAAACACTCTGTATAAGCAAATATCCAGAATTACCGAACCAACTCAATTAAACAAACAACAAAGGCACGTGCAGGACAAGACACATGGCAGTAGGATTATCTCCACAATTGCTTAACGTTATCATTCAATCAACTCAAGCATTAATTCATAGGTCAACAGTAATAGCTAGCAAGCTGTAAGGGGCACAGAAACAATTGTGAAATCAATCCATTGGTGAAGTAGGAATGTCCATTCCGATTCAAATGTCATGTAATGAAATACTTCTAGATAATAATTCTAGCCTAGAGCCCTGCACAAGTCTAAATATGTATCATCTGCAAGAGGAAAGGTAAGACAGCGTGCACAGCAAACCGTGAATGGTCCAATTGGCAGCATATTCAACATTAAAACACGATCGAACCCGACCAAGTTTCCAAACGCTATTCAAAGTAATTATCTAACTACATCTAAACAGAAACCACCGCATCTGGATGTTGAACCTAGTAACACGGCAATGGTGAATGCGACCAGCGTGCAGTGAATGCACGCAGCGTCAGCTCATTACTTGTTTCCTGTAGCAGGATACCGAGATTAACCGCAACTTCACCACATCCATTCCGCGGCCAAAACGCCCTAATCACTCCCAAATTGCAACGCAAACAGCGGCCCCTGCCCGAATCCTACCCGCTACACAACACGCACGAGACGAACGACTCaggcctcccccccccccccccccaacgcAGAAcacccaaaacaaaacaaaacaaaaccccACCAAATCCAGCGAGAAACCAGAGGCGCCATCGTGGGGGAAGCGCCCGCTGCGGCATTAGCACGAACAGCTTGCGCGCACGAcgaatttcaaaaaaaaaaaaaaaaaaagagcgagaCGACGGGCAGGATCTCGTACCTGGGACGGCACGGCGGAGGCCGCTCggccgcgcgggcggcggaggcggcgccgaggcggcggagcagcgaGAGCTTGAGGACGCGCGGGGTCAGCATGGCCGCGGGGGCTCCGCAGCGAGGCGGAAGGCGGTGGAGTTGAGGAGAGGGGAAgtgaaggggaaggggaggggagagtgCTTGGAGAGGGAGGAAACGCGAGAAATGGGAGGAAATCTTTGGGCGGTTTTGTGGGCGTCTCGGGTCGCTGGTTGGCTCGGTCGGGTTCGGGTGTGTGCGAGTGCGACTTCTGGTCCAAGAAAGAAAGCCTGATCTTCTTGCGGCCCAAGAAAGTAATGTGCAATGTGGGCTGCTCTGAATTTTTTTGTTATCCCAAATACTTGCCAAAATTGTGTAAAGCCGCTGCTCCGATAGAAATTTATGGGAAACTGTTCGGAGATCGTTAAAACTCGATGGAATTCAAACAAATTAATCAACAAATTGGAGTTCAATTCGATTCTTTTAAATGTAACTCTAATCAGCCATCAACTCGAGCTGGATTGAAAGTATTTCGATTTCGGAATAACGTGTCGGAGAGCTGATGTAAGGTTTGCGGCGTTTGAATCTCATGAAGATAAAATGAAGATTAAATTTTTTACGCAAAATAAGGTGGTAATAATGTGTAATTGATTgagtttaattattacaaacttaaaaaatagattaatatgatattttagagcaactttcatatataaagtttttgcacgaaacgcaAAGAATAGGACCTTAATCGTAGTAATTCGATGGATTATTATTCAAAAAGAGATTAATTAACTGGAACGCACGCTAAACACTAGAACAACATTCTCTCTCTGTGTCTCTATGTCATGGCTTGCCGAGCTGGTGCAGGGTCTTCatggcggagatggcggcggcggggtcgaggCTCTTGGGGCAGGTGGCCGTGCAGCTCTTGATCATCCGGCAGCGGTAGAGCTTGTCCCACCCCTCCGCCAGCGCCTGCACCCGCTCCGCCGCGTACTCGTCGCGGCTGTCTGACACCCACCGGTACGCgtgcagcagcgccgccggcccCAGGAACGCCTCCGCGTTCCACCAGTAGGACGGGCACGCCGCGCTGCAGCACGCGCACAGGATGCACTCGTACAGCCCGTCcagcctcttcctctcctccggcgACTGCGCGTGCTCCGTCGTCtccgtcttcgtcttcgtcttcctcttcaGCCACGGCTCCACCGACTTGTACTGCTGGTAGAAGCCGGTGAGGTCGACGACGAGGTCCCTGACGACGTACATGTGGGGCAGCGGCGTCACCGTCGTGGCCGACGAGGTGTCGGTGTCCACGGGCCTGAGGCACGCCACGGTGTTCACCCCGTCGATGCACATGGAGCACGACCCGCAGATGCCCTCCCGGCACGACCGCCGGAATGCTAGCGTCGCGTCGTGCTCCGCCTTGATCTTCTGCAGGACGTCCAGCACCATGGGACCGCATGTGGCGAGGTCGACGTGGTACGACTGCAGGTGCGGCCGCCGCGAGGGGGCGTCCGGGCTCCACCGGTACACCCGGAACTCCTTCaccgtcgacggcgccggcgacgccgccgcggcgtcgccgcgcCGGTGGTCCCTGATCTCCTCCTTCGCAGCCAGCGCCGCCTGCTTCTCGGCGGCGTCCCGCGCgttggcgcgcgcggcggggtggCCGCGGAGGGAGGGGAAGTGGCCGTcggcgaagccgccgccgccgccgtccttcgcCGAGGCCAGCCTCGGCAGCGTCCTCCGCAGCATCATCGCCGGTAGATGGATCGATCGCTCACTCGCGCTCGCCGGAGTTGCTCGAGCGAGCTAAAAGGCTTCGCTTACGCGGTGGCACGTGCCGGCGTCGCGGACACGTGTGGCGCGGTGGGTGAGACGGGTGGAGGAGAGGCTACACCGCGACGCGTCTGAGATGAGACGAGAGCTCTCGCCTTAGCTTAGTCGGTCGGTGGGCTTTCAGTGGTGGGCTCCGTTGGGTTGGGCTGATCTTACAGGCTTATTATCTCAGGCCCATTTGTTGGAACTGATCTCTGGCCCATTTCTAGCATTATGATGGGCCTATGTCCCTTCGGCATCTTTCTATCATTATGATAGGCCTCGATCTGGCCCATTTGATGGAGTACCATTTTTGGtttgatttttataaaaattgttttcttttgaaattttgGGCACGAGACCAAGACAGTTTGCCATCTCTTTTTGCGAAAAAAGACCAAGCCAGTTGATAGAAGCGATTTTTGTGATGAGTGCTTACTATTTTCACCTTCTAACTAGAGCGGTAAGGGTGAAAAATACTTGGAGAGGTTAATTATATTAATGGACTTACAATATCAATTCAATATGGTTGAAACTAGAACCTTACCCCCGACTGGAGCCGATGCAGCGGCGGTGCACCCCAGCGAGGGTGGCCATGGATCCGGCAACGACACCACCAAATCCGGCCCCCACGCGACAGCATCCGGCCACCCTGGGCGGGATCTGGCTGGGGCGCCATCGGGCCGGTGGTGGCGGGAGTAGGAGTGACACggagcggcgtggcggcggagggaggccaGCACTACG comes from the Oryza glaberrima chromosome 9, OglaRS2, whole genome shotgun sequence genome and includes:
- the LOC127785364 gene encoding succinate dehydrogenase [ubiquinone] iron-sulfur subunit 2, mitochondrial gives rise to the protein MMLRRTLPRLASAKDGGGGGFADGHFPSLRGHPAARANARDAAEKQAALAAKEEIRDHRRGDAAAASPAPSTVKEFRVYRWSPDAPSRRPHLQSYHVDLATCGPMVLDVLQKIKAEHDATLAFRRSCREGICGSCSMCIDGVNTVACLRPVDTDTSSATTVTPLPHMYVVRDLVVDLTGFYQQYKSVEPWLKRKTKTKTETTEHAQSPEERKRLDGLYECILCACCSAACPSYWWNAEAFLGPAALLHAYRWVSDSRDEYAAERVQALAEGWDKLYRCRMIKSCTATCPKSLDPAAAISAMKTLHQLGKP
- the LOC127784039 gene encoding protein SCO1 homolog 2, mitochondrial yields the protein MLTPRVLKLSLLRRLGAASAARAAERPPPCRPRVFPARSNHSRGYSSEGGSKYNRPMRQFAEENEANPQPLIYYVVPSALLVFAGLVTFVHYNDEKRAVTQEAQQTSVPKRCTTNRPAIGGPFKLYDTENNEVTESKLRGNWTLMYFGYTSCPDIGPAEVQKMADVVKLLESKYGTKITPLFITIDPQRDSPAQLKAYLSEFDPRIIGLTGSINAVRQIAQEYRVFFKKVDDIGQDYLVESSHNMYLLDPCLETARCFGAEYEASDLAEAITLEIQKASKSSTN